Part of the Anopheles gambiae chromosome 3, idAnoGambNW_F1_1, whole genome shotgun sequence genome is shown below.
CAAGAACAAGATTGATAACGAAGCGGTGAATAAACTATTAATCTTTCCTTTTCTACGATCCACTCCTCATTCGCTCACTGTAAtccaattaaataataaataaaccgTTGCGTGACCTGCTCCTTTCCCAGACACAGCAGTTACACAACTCCCCACAAACCATCAAACTATCCCCAAAACACCATcgtcaaaaaataaaacattaattaCGCGCCCCACAGCAACCTACTCACCCATTCACAGCCCACGTGTCGTTATGCGAACCGCCAACGATTTGCAGCATCTGTTTGCGCGTGCTGCCACATCGCGTGTGcagcatcgtcatcatccGCGGAGGCACTAGTGTGTCGGCCAGGCCGGAAACGAACAGTATCGGCGCGGACACGAACTGTATCTTGTCCACCGACAGGTACTGGTTGCGGTATAGCACCAGCGGCAGGTACTGCACCGCCGGGTGTATCAGCTCCACCGCCATGTCCGGTATGCTCGTGAACGTGTTTTCCACAATCACGCCCATCAGCTTCGCACCGTACACCGCATCGGCGGCAAGATCGATCGACACGGCACCGCCGAGCGACCGGCCAAACACCACTATCTGTCCATGGTCCAGATCGTGCCGGCTGAACAGATGGTCCAGCACGGAGCGGGCATCGGCAAAGAAGCCCTTCTCGCTGGGCGTTCCCGTCGACAGGCCGTACCCGCGGTACTCCACCATCAGCACGTTGCACTGGAGCGTGTGATAGAAGCCGGTGGCGTTCTGCAACCGGTGCCCCATGTTGCCGGCATTGCCGTGAAAGTACACGATCGTTGGCACGTAGCGGCCCTTGTCGCCCGGGTGCCGGATCCAGAACGCGTGCAGCGAGACGGCATCGCGCGTTTTCAGGTGCAGCGTTTCGTAAGGCAGCCCGTGCATGGAGGGAACGGGTATGAAGATGCGCGAGTTGGCCGGCAGCTCCGGATGGTACAGCAGGTTGTCCTGCGCGTGGTACAGAATG
Proteins encoded:
- the LOC1275600 gene encoding protein ABHD13 is translated as MSFRDWKIVRVLAGIAMRIWAASGAALLSAFLIYVVYGGFFAFLLLLFAISGILYHAQDNLLYHPELPANSRIFIPVPSMHGLPYETLHLKTRDAVSLHAFWIRHPGDKGRYVPTIVYFHGNAGNMGHRLQNATGFYHTLQCNVLMVEYRGYGLSTGTPSEKGFFADARSVLDHLFSRHDLDHGQIVVFGRSLGGAVSIDLAADAVYGAKLMGVIVENTFTSIPDMAVELIHPAVQYLPLVLYRNQYLSVDKIQFVSAPILFVSGLADTLVPPRMMTMLHTRCGSTRKQMLQIVGGSHNDTWAVNGYYQGVAQFLKECRETKGPLQTPPVSHNVWPNIEEV